In Numidum massiliense, a single genomic region encodes these proteins:
- a CDS encoding DeoR/GlpR family DNA-binding transcription regulator translates to MSKLPERRRQEILDILETTDYAEFSFLSERFSVSEMTIRRDIDKLEDEGKIIRVYGGVRLKEKRVYDGLLEDRLRTHVNEKKKIAYEALQLIEDGDVVAFDASTTALELSRLIKFKKKVTVITNNISITVELSADPEITVILLGGFLRRGSLSLIGSSMQHYLQSLYIDKAFISCKALDFTEGVTDSAIDEGEAKQAIIERSNKVYVLADHSKIGTLAFFKICPAERIDGIITDQEQPFTERQRQCLADFRANGVEVIMAPPPKE, encoded by the coding sequence ATGTCAAAGTTACCGGAAAGGCGAAGACAAGAAATACTCGACATTTTAGAGACGACGGACTACGCGGAGTTTTCCTTTCTTAGCGAGCGCTTCTCCGTCTCTGAGATGACGATCCGCCGCGATATTGACAAGCTAGAAGACGAAGGAAAAATTATACGCGTTTATGGAGGCGTGCGCTTAAAGGAGAAGCGCGTGTACGACGGTTTGCTAGAAGATCGCTTGCGGACACACGTCAATGAGAAAAAAAAGATCGCCTACGAAGCATTGCAGTTGATCGAAGACGGGGATGTCGTCGCGTTTGACGCCAGTACGACAGCGCTCGAGTTGAGCCGCTTAATCAAGTTTAAGAAAAAAGTAACCGTCATTACGAACAACATTAGCATTACCGTGGAACTTTCCGCAGATCCGGAAATTACGGTCATCCTGTTAGGTGGCTTTTTGCGTCGGGGGTCGCTGTCGTTAATTGGTTCCTCCATGCAGCACTACTTGCAGTCGCTCTATATCGACAAAGCGTTTATTTCTTGTAAAGCATTAGACTTTACTGAAGGCGTGACCGATTCGGCCATCGATGAAGGCGAAGCGAAACAGGCGATCATCGAACGTTCGAACAAAGTGTACGTGTTGGCGGATCATTCGAAAATTGGCACGCTCGCTTTTTTCAAAATTTGTCCGGCTGAACGGATTGATGGGATTATTACCGACCAAGAACAGCCGTTTACCGAACGGCAGCGCCAGTGCCTTGCAGACTTTCGCGCGAATGGCGTCGAGGTCATTATGGCGCCGCCACCTAAGGAATAG
- the mtnA gene encoding S-methyl-5-thioribose-1-phosphate isomerase, with amino-acid sequence MADQLLAIEWKNDQLVLLDQTVLPNDITYHAYDTAEAVAEGIADMIVRGAPAIGVAAAYGLYLGIQGAPEQSYDAFAAVLKEKSDILANSRPTAVNLFWALERMTRVAEQNKQLPIAELKQRLLKEAQAIHKEDEDSNRKIGEHMLSLVHEGMGILTHCNAGALATTKYGTATSVMYLAKEKGWHLKVYSDETRPRLQGSTLTALELMRAGIDVTVITDNMAAMVMSQGKIDAVIVGTDRVAANGDVANKIGTLGVSILAKYYGIPFYVAAPTSTIDLETATGADIPIEERDKAEVINRFGVYTAPKESKVYNPAFDVTPYENVTAIVTEKGVVRPPYNENLRKLFD; translated from the coding sequence ATGGCGGACCAACTGTTAGCCATCGAGTGGAAAAATGACCAATTAGTTTTACTAGACCAAACAGTCCTACCGAATGATATCACTTATCACGCGTATGACACAGCGGAAGCGGTGGCGGAAGGGATTGCCGACATGATCGTCCGCGGCGCGCCGGCGATCGGCGTGGCGGCGGCGTACGGGCTGTACCTCGGCATTCAAGGGGCACCGGAACAGTCGTATGACGCCTTTGCTGCCGTATTAAAGGAAAAGTCGGATATTTTGGCGAATTCGCGACCGACAGCGGTCAATTTGTTCTGGGCGCTCGAGAGGATGACGCGCGTCGCCGAGCAAAACAAACAGCTGCCGATTGCCGAGTTGAAGCAGCGGCTGTTAAAGGAAGCGCAAGCGATTCATAAAGAAGATGAAGACAGCAACCGGAAAATCGGGGAACACATGCTCTCGCTCGTCCACGAAGGGATGGGCATCCTCACCCACTGTAACGCGGGGGCGCTGGCGACGACGAAGTACGGCACCGCGACATCGGTCATGTATTTAGCGAAAGAAAAAGGGTGGCATTTAAAAGTGTACTCCGACGAAACGCGGCCCCGCCTGCAAGGGTCGACGTTGACGGCGCTGGAACTGATGCGCGCGGGCATCGATGTGACCGTCATTACGGACAACATGGCGGCAATGGTGATGTCGCAAGGGAAAATCGACGCCGTCATCGTCGGGACGGACCGCGTCGCGGCCAACGGGGACGTGGCGAACAAAATTGGCACACTCGGCGTGTCCATTTTAGCAAAATATTACGGCATTCCGTTTTACGTGGCGGCGCCGACGTCGACGATCGATTTGGAAACGGCGACAGGGGCAGACATTCCGATCGAAGAGCGCGATAAAGCAGAAGTGATTAACCGCTTCGGCGTGTACACCGCACCGAAGGAGAGCAAGGTGTACAACCCGGCCTTCGACGTCACGCCCTATGAAAATGTAACGGCCATCGTCACAGAAAAAGGGGTCGTCCGCCCGCCGTACAATGAAAACTTACGGAAATTGTTTGACTAA
- the mtnK gene encoding S-methyl-5-thioribose kinase, with protein MSRFTSYFLMDADDVVEYVKEKTNFFSVDSELTCKEIGDGNLNYVFRVQDPETGKSVIVKHAGTTARISDDFKLSTNRIQIEANALQLQGELAPGLAAEVYLYDDVMSCFIMEDLSDHEILRDALIAHKQFPRFADDMTTFIVNTTFLTTDVVLDHQKKKELVRRYLNPELCEISEDLVYTEPFNDYKQRNELFAPNEAWIKAEIYGDDELRLEAAKLKFAFMTHAQALIHGDLHTGSVFVTPESTKVIDPEFAFYGPIGYDLGNVIANLIFAWANGDAYDKRDFVVWVEQTIVDVFDLFVDKFNRAWDAHATEVMALEPGFKQWYLETVLSDTVAVAGLELTRRIVGLAKVKDITSIEDAAARVRAERICLSTAKQFIKRHAHFRTGDDCLQALKQQARVHS; from the coding sequence ATGTCCCGATTTACGAGCTATTTTTTAATGGATGCTGATGACGTTGTAGAATACGTAAAAGAAAAGACAAACTTCTTCAGTGTAGACAGTGAATTAACGTGTAAAGAAATCGGCGACGGCAACTTAAACTACGTGTTTCGCGTGCAAGATCCGGAAACGGGGAAATCGGTCATCGTCAAACATGCAGGCACGACGGCGCGCATCTCCGACGACTTTAAGTTATCGACGAACCGCATCCAAATTGAAGCGAATGCCCTTCAGTTACAAGGAGAACTCGCGCCTGGCCTCGCGGCAGAAGTTTATTTGTACGACGATGTCATGAGCTGTTTCATCATGGAAGACTTATCGGACCACGAAATTTTACGTGACGCCCTCATTGCTCATAAACAGTTTCCGCGTTTTGCCGACGATATGACGACGTTTATCGTAAATACGACGTTCTTGACGACCGATGTCGTCTTGGACCATCAAAAGAAGAAGGAACTCGTGCGGCGCTACTTAAATCCCGAGTTGTGTGAAATATCGGAGGACCTCGTGTACACGGAGCCGTTCAACGACTATAAACAGCGCAACGAACTGTTTGCACCGAACGAGGCGTGGATTAAAGCGGAAATATACGGCGATGACGAATTGCGCTTAGAGGCCGCGAAATTAAAGTTTGCCTTCATGACCCATGCGCAAGCACTCATCCACGGCGACTTACACACTGGTTCCGTCTTCGTAACTCCGGAGTCGACGAAAGTGATCGACCCAGAATTCGCTTTTTACGGACCGATCGGCTACGACTTAGGAAACGTCATTGCCAACCTCATCTTTGCCTGGGCAAACGGCGACGCCTACGACAAGCGCGACTTTGTCGTCTGGGTAGAGCAGACGATCGTCGATGTGTTTGACTTATTCGTGGACAAGTTTAACCGTGCCTGGGACGCACACGCCACTGAAGTGATGGCGTTAGAACCTGGATTCAAACAATGGTATTTAGAGACCGTACTGAGCGATACGGTTGCCGTCGCGGGCTTGGAGCTGACGCGCCGTATCGTCGGGCTAGCCAAAGTAAAAGATATTACCTCGATCGAAGACGCGGCGGCGAGAGTGCGCGCGGAGCGTATTTGCTTGTCGACAGCCAAACAATTCATTAAACGACACGCCCACTTCCGTACAGGTGACGACTGCTTGCAGGCGTTAAAGCAGCAGGCACGTGTGCACAGTTGA
- a CDS encoding YihY/virulence factor BrkB family protein, whose product MKGRTSCWRLSWQFIKQFTERFIADRVTDLSAQIAYYFLLSLFPFLIFTVTLLGYFVSTEAVLTLVKNYVPMESIPLIEKNVRDVLEVDRGSLLSIGIIGTLWSASNATNAIIRAINRAYDVQANRPFWKERSLAIILTLALIFVIWVALVLPVFGREIGMFVFSLLNLSDTWLSIWAFFRWALSFFVLFIVLLFLYYFAPNKKLRMRHVFWGALVATVGWQLVSLAFSYFVGQFSNLSATYGGLAGVIALMIWAYMSGMIMIAGCEVNATLENLRTAGGRGPDRDGDCHTKDDDGGAGDDGDGDGDDDRNGGGDDGNGSGKQGRPKRRIIAKGVR is encoded by the coding sequence ATGAAAGGACGGACGTCGTGCTGGCGTCTCTCGTGGCAATTTATTAAACAGTTCACCGAACGTTTTATCGCCGACCGCGTGACCGACTTGTCGGCGCAGATCGCTTACTACTTTTTACTGTCATTGTTTCCTTTTCTTATTTTTACTGTAACTTTACTCGGCTATTTCGTTTCCACGGAAGCCGTCTTAACACTTGTCAAAAACTATGTGCCGATGGAATCAATCCCGCTAATCGAAAAAAATGTTCGCGACGTGCTAGAAGTGGACCGCGGCAGCCTGTTGTCAATCGGAATTATCGGCACGCTCTGGTCTGCGTCTAACGCGACGAACGCCATCATACGAGCCATTAACCGCGCTTACGACGTGCAAGCGAACCGCCCGTTTTGGAAAGAGCGGAGCCTCGCCATCATCTTGACGCTAGCGTTAATTTTTGTCATTTGGGTCGCGCTCGTATTGCCAGTATTTGGACGGGAGATCGGGATGTTTGTATTCTCTTTACTGAACTTGTCGGACACGTGGTTGTCCATTTGGGCGTTTTTTCGCTGGGCGCTTAGCTTTTTCGTCTTGTTTATCGTGCTTTTATTTTTGTACTACTTCGCCCCGAATAAAAAACTGCGCATGCGCCACGTCTTTTGGGGGGCACTTGTAGCGACGGTCGGCTGGCAACTCGTTTCTTTGGCCTTTTCATACTTTGTCGGACAGTTCAGCAACTTGTCCGCCACGTACGGGGGGCTCGCCGGGGTGATCGCGTTAATGATTTGGGCGTACATGTCCGGCATGATTATGATTGCCGGCTGTGAAGTGAATGCGACGTTGGAAAATTTGCGTACAGCAGGTGGCAGAGGGCCGGATCGCGACGGCGATTGTCATACTAAAGATGACGACGGAGGTGCCGGCGATGACGGCGACGGCGACGGTGACGACGACAGGAATGGTGGCGGAGACGACGGAAACGGAAGTGGTAAACAAGGACGGCCGAAACGACGGATCATCGCCAAAGGCGTTCGCTAG
- the dltD gene encoding D-alanyl-lipoteichoic acid biosynthesis protein DltD, whose protein sequence is MKKPRFGPLLIALTLLGTCIFLPTSLIVGQIDRNKTEQAATSLDPIVFKGTTVQEAMLKDERFLPIYGSSELSRLDPYHPSNYFYKYPAGFTPFLIGRGGSQSLIHYLNIASVGDALQGKKVVVILSPQWFKPKGITENHFAANFSKLHAYRFLRNEKIDEKAKANVAKRLLKFKTVKEDSLLTTVLNSYAKKGEGAQWQTAAAKSLLNMQISLLEKKDAVNTLLRVRSKNLKARNTLKENLSWKELTRDAETYGRKHSRNNQWGIEARYYKKHKQKIERRTFKNNASYAKSPEYKDLQLMLDLFKALNVDALFISIPVNGPWYDQAGFPKQGRTTYYAKVRKQITSQGFKFADYSKHEYDSYFLCDPTHLGWKGWMYVNRDLEKFYKNEFKNASKKQEKSIEKLKKNQSRN, encoded by the coding sequence ATGAAAAAGCCGCGGTTCGGCCCTTTGCTAATCGCGCTCACCTTACTCGGCACGTGTATCTTTCTTCCGACGTCGCTCATTGTCGGGCAAATCGACAGAAACAAAACAGAACAAGCGGCGACGTCCTTGGATCCAATCGTGTTCAAAGGGACTACCGTGCAAGAAGCGATGCTAAAAGACGAGCGCTTTTTGCCTATTTACGGCTCGTCGGAGCTGTCGCGGCTCGACCCGTACCACCCGAGTAACTATTTTTACAAATATCCCGCCGGCTTCACCCCGTTCTTAATCGGACGCGGCGGGTCCCAGTCCCTTATTCACTACTTGAACATTGCGTCAGTCGGCGATGCGCTGCAAGGGAAAAAAGTGGTCGTCATCTTGTCCCCGCAATGGTTTAAGCCGAAGGGAATTACGGAGAACCACTTTGCGGCGAATTTCTCCAAGCTACACGCGTACCGCTTCTTGCGCAATGAGAAGATCGACGAGAAGGCGAAAGCGAACGTAGCGAAGCGGCTACTTAAATTTAAAACCGTCAAAGAAGACTCGCTCCTCACTACAGTGCTCAACAGTTATGCGAAAAAAGGCGAGGGCGCCCAATGGCAAACGGCGGCAGCTAAGTCGCTCCTCAACATGCAGATCAGCTTGCTAGAAAAAAAGGACGCGGTCAACACGCTGCTCCGCGTGCGCAGCAAGAACTTAAAGGCGCGGAACACGTTGAAAGAGAACTTATCGTGGAAAGAACTAACGCGCGACGCAGAAACGTACGGGCGCAAGCATTCGCGCAACAACCAATGGGGGATCGAAGCGCGCTACTACAAAAAACATAAGCAGAAAATCGAGCGCAGAACGTTCAAAAATAACGCTTCGTACGCTAAATCGCCTGAGTACAAAGACTTGCAGCTGATGCTCGACTTGTTTAAAGCGCTAAACGTGGATGCCTTGTTCATCTCGATTCCAGTTAACGGGCCGTGGTACGACCAAGCTGGCTTCCCGAAGCAAGGCCGCACGACATATTATGCCAAAGTGCGTAAGCAAATCACGTCGCAAGGCTTTAAATTCGCCGATTACAGCAAACACGAGTACGACTCTTACTTTTTGTGTGACCCGACTCACCTCGGTTGGAAAGGCTGGATGTACGTCAACCGCGATCTCGAGAAGTTTTATAAAAACGAGTTCAAGAATGCGAGTAAGAAGCAGGAGAAATCAATCGAGAAGCTGAAGAAGAATCAATCGAGAAACTAA
- the dltC gene encoding D-alanine--poly(phosphoribitol) ligase subunit DltC → MTLQQRVLDILTDICQTDEVKERLNVDLFAEGLLDSFATVQLLIEIEEKLGISVPISDFDREEWATPQKIVQHLEGVK, encoded by the coding sequence ATGACTTTACAACAACGAGTTCTCGACATTTTAACGGACATTTGTCAAACAGACGAAGTAAAAGAAAGACTGAACGTCGATCTGTTTGCGGAAGGATTGCTAGATTCGTTCGCTACCGTGCAGTTATTAATAGAAATCGAAGAGAAACTAGGCATTAGCGTCCCTATTTCCGACTTTGACCGAGAGGAGTGGGCGACGCCACAAAAAATTGTCCAGCACCTCGAGGGGGTAAAATGA
- a CDS encoding aldo/keto reductase: MKEVKLNNGIAMPQLGFGVWQVEDDKVTAAVEKALAVGYRSIDTAKVYENEAGVGKALKQSGIPREDIFLTTKVWNSDQGYEQTLKAYDESLKRLGTDYVDLYLIHWPTPEYDTYVDTYKALEKLYKDGTVRAIGVCNFESEHLERLFNECEIKPVLNQVECHPYFAQKPLKQFCAEHDIYVEAWSPLDQGGEVLQDEAVRTIADAHGKSPAQVVLRWHLQQQTIVIPKSVTPSRIEENYDVFDFVLTDEEMATIDGLDRGARRGPHPNDMNKR; this comes from the coding sequence ATGAAGGAAGTCAAGCTAAATAACGGGATTGCCATGCCCCAACTCGGGTTTGGAGTCTGGCAAGTAGAAGACGACAAAGTGACGGCCGCCGTCGAAAAGGCGCTCGCAGTTGGCTATCGGTCGATCGATACGGCGAAAGTTTACGAAAACGAAGCGGGCGTCGGCAAGGCGCTCAAACAGTCGGGGATCCCGCGGGAAGACATTTTCCTGACGACGAAAGTTTGGAACAGTGACCAAGGTTACGAGCAAACGTTGAAGGCGTACGACGAAAGTTTAAAGCGGCTCGGAACGGACTACGTCGATTTGTACTTAATTCATTGGCCGACCCCGGAGTACGATACGTACGTCGATACATACAAAGCGCTGGAAAAGCTATACAAAGACGGTACAGTTAGGGCGATCGGCGTTTGCAACTTTGAGAGCGAACATTTGGAGCGGTTGTTTAACGAGTGTGAGATTAAGCCGGTACTAAACCAAGTAGAGTGTCACCCGTACTTTGCGCAGAAGCCGCTCAAACAGTTTTGTGCAGAGCACGACATTTATGTCGAAGCGTGGAGCCCGCTCGATCAAGGTGGCGAAGTTTTGCAAGATGAGGCGGTAAGAACGATTGCCGACGCACACGGGAAATCGCCGGCGCAAGTCGTGTTACGCTGGCACTTGCAACAGCAAACGATCGTCATTCCGAAATCGGTAACGCCGTCGCGCATCGAAGAAAACTATGACGTATTTGACTTTGTATTGACGGATGAAGAAATGGCGACGATCGACGGCCTCGACCGCGGTGCCCGCCGTGGCCCACATCCGAACGACATGAACAAGCGGTAA
- a CDS encoding teichoic acid D-Ala incorporation-associated protein DltX, translating to MESFVSICKRLWQSSATQWTVKTAYYLFILLALLWIHVLGDASSSNFIYNEF from the coding sequence ATGGAATCATTCGTCAGCATCTGTAAACGACTCTGGCAGAGCAGCGCGACCCAGTGGACCGTAAAAACGGCCTATTACTTATTCATTCTGCTCGCCTTGCTCTGGATTCACGTCCTCGGCGATGCAAGCTCTAGTAATTTCATTTATAACGAATTTTAA
- a CDS encoding L-fuculose-phosphate aldolase has translation MLLASERKQIVQYCRKLTAHNLTKGTGGNISVFNRAQGLMAISPSGIDYDVMTPEDVVVLDRAHNIVEGTRKPSSELEMHAIFYERRSDIDAVVHTHSVYAKTLASLRWSLPAVSYLVAFAGKDVRCAEYASFGTKELAENAFAAMQDRYAVLLANHGLLAGAHNLPQAFNIAEEIEFCCEVYYRAKSIGEPVILDDKEMTHMLEKFKTYGQKA, from the coding sequence TTGCTGTTAGCGAGTGAAAGGAAACAAATCGTACAATACTGTCGCAAACTGACCGCACACAACTTGACGAAAGGGACGGGGGGCAACATTAGCGTCTTTAACCGTGCACAAGGACTGATGGCGATTAGTCCGAGCGGAATTGATTACGATGTCATGACACCGGAAGACGTCGTCGTGCTCGACCGCGCGCACAACATCGTCGAAGGGACGCGCAAGCCGTCGAGCGAATTGGAGATGCACGCGATTTTTTACGAGCGGCGCAGCGACATTGACGCCGTCGTTCACACACATTCGGTGTATGCTAAGACGCTCGCTTCGCTGCGTTGGTCGTTGCCAGCCGTCTCCTATTTAGTCGCCTTCGCCGGAAAAGACGTGCGTTGCGCCGAGTATGCCAGTTTTGGTACGAAAGAGCTTGCCGAAAACGCGTTTGCGGCGATGCAAGACCGTTATGCGGTGTTGCTGGCGAATCACGGCTTACTCGCCGGTGCGCACAATTTGCCGCAGGCGTTCAACATCGCTGAGGAGATCGAGTTTTGCTGTGAAGTATATTACCGCGCAAAATCAATCGGCGAACCAGTCATTTTAGACGACAAAGAAATGACGCATATGCTAGAGAAGTTTAAAACATACGGGCAGAAGGCCTGA
- the dltA gene encoding D-alanine--poly(phosphoribitol) ligase subunit DltA produces MNIVQLINRWGSVTPERIAFHAKEQPLSYGQLRSRSDALAHWITTQFPQDYAPIVVYGHMQPEMLVCFLACVKAGHAYIPLDESLPLERVMRIVADSGAKLALSPTDLRDRLLVSTLAGDCAATRAKDGARGAPDNAPGYASISTNGTPAPTADGATASLIDPVPDYATGQATSAAIEPTSEYAVLPGVTVLDYSIRSALKLDEVIRAHDGKRPDPADCVSGEDNFYIIYTSGSTGAPKGVQVTHDCLASFIAWATREFALEKGQVFLNQAPFSFDLSVMDLYPALLSGSTLWPVDKEMIARPRDLFAALAKSGINVWTSTPSFAEMCLLDQSFQQQLLPSLHTFLFCGEVLANDCAEKLLERFPDAQVFNTYGPTEATVAITAVRVDEDLVQRHRPLPVGYCKPDCHLLIVDEDGHPVASEEKGEIVIVGPSVSKGYFNDLQRTAASFLTVDGMRAYRTGDTGYLQEGLLFYGGRKDFQVKLHGYRIELEDIEHHLRALPLVKAAAVLPVYNEKNGKCDFLTAVVVPEYNPSGSAFKLAAAIKKQLAAYVPAYMVPRKIVFKDSLPMTANGKLDRKQLVGGI; encoded by the coding sequence ATGAACATCGTGCAACTCATCAATCGTTGGGGCAGTGTCACCCCGGAGCGCATCGCCTTTCACGCGAAAGAGCAACCGCTCTCGTACGGGCAACTGCGCAGTCGTTCCGATGCGTTAGCTCACTGGATTACGACACAATTTCCGCAGGATTACGCGCCGATCGTCGTCTACGGGCACATGCAACCGGAAATGCTCGTCTGCTTTTTGGCGTGTGTAAAGGCGGGACACGCCTACATTCCGCTCGACGAGTCGCTGCCGCTGGAACGCGTGATGCGTATCGTCGCTGACTCGGGTGCCAAACTCGCCTTGTCGCCGACGGACTTACGCGACCGCTTACTCGTTAGTACATTAGCGGGCGACTGCGCAGCCACTCGAGCGAAAGACGGTGCACGGGGTGCGCCGGATAACGCACCCGGTTATGCGAGTATTTCGACGAATGGTACACCCGCTCCGACGGCTGACGGTGCGACAGCTTCCTTGATTGATCCGGTGCCCGATTATGCGACTGGTCAAGCCACCAGTGCCGCGATTGAACCGACATCCGAGTACGCGGTGCTGCCAGGTGTAACCGTGCTCGACTACAGCATACGTAGCGCGCTTAAGTTGGATGAAGTCATCCGCGCACACGATGGCAAGCGACCGGATCCTGCCGATTGCGTTAGCGGGGAAGACAATTTTTACATCATTTACACGTCCGGTAGCACCGGTGCGCCCAAAGGGGTGCAAGTTACGCACGACTGTCTTGCGAGCTTTATCGCGTGGGCGACGCGCGAATTCGCCTTAGAAAAAGGGCAAGTGTTTCTCAACCAAGCACCGTTTTCATTCGACTTGTCGGTGATGGATCTTTACCCGGCACTGCTTAGCGGCAGTACGCTGTGGCCCGTGGACAAAGAAATGATCGCCCGGCCACGGGACCTGTTCGCGGCACTCGCTAAATCGGGTATAAACGTGTGGACATCGACGCCGTCCTTCGCCGAAATGTGCTTGCTCGACCAATCGTTTCAGCAGCAATTATTGCCGTCCTTACACACCTTTTTGTTTTGCGGCGAAGTGCTGGCGAACGACTGTGCAGAAAAGTTACTGGAACGCTTCCCTGACGCGCAAGTGTTCAACACGTACGGCCCGACCGAGGCGACCGTCGCCATCACGGCGGTTCGCGTCGACGAAGACCTCGTGCAGCGTCACCGCCCGCTACCGGTCGGCTATTGCAAACCGGACTGCCACCTGCTAATCGTCGATGAAGACGGACACCCGGTGGCAAGCGAGGAAAAAGGTGAGATCGTCATCGTCGGCCCGAGCGTCAGTAAAGGGTATTTCAATGACCTCCAGCGTACGGCAGCGTCGTTTTTGACCGTTGATGGCATGCGTGCCTACCGCACAGGGGACACCGGTTATTTGCAAGAAGGCCTGCTGTTTTACGGCGGACGCAAAGACTTCCAAGTGAAGTTACACGGTTACCGCATCGAGTTGGAAGACATTGAACACCACTTGCGCGCCCTCCCGCTCGTGAAAGCAGCGGCAGTGCTCCCGGTGTACAACGAGAAAAACGGCAAGTGCGACTTTTTGACGGCGGTCGTCGTTCCCGAGTACAACCCGTCAGGCAGTGCGTTCAAGCTAGCAGCAGCGATTAAAAAGCAACTTGCCGCGTATGTGCCAGCGTACATGGTGCCGCGCAAAATCGTGTTTAAAGACAGTTTGCCGATGACCGCTAACGGTAAGTTGGACCGCAAACAGCTCGTCGGCGGGATTTAA
- the dltB gene encoding D-alanyl-lipoteichoic acid biosynthesis protein DltB: MTPYETLPFFLLLAVLLLPTVIAGLREKPLITYNLVLTLLFVGIIFYDKWWELFWLCLYVVWQTLLIKTYLAYRRKQNATSVFVAAVILAIVPLLTAKLTLSSLFAAPGGAKWFAFLGISYLTFKSVQMVMEIRDGLIKEVGTIDFLRFLLFFPTLASGPIDRWRRFQKDTARTLNREEYIDYLYSGINRIFQGFLYKFIIAFLLNTYVLETAFVQSDKPLATLLYMYAYSLYLFFDFAGYSSFAIGVSRMMGVQTPENFNKPFISRNIKDFWNRWHMSLSFWFRDYVYMRLVFWLTKKKLLKNRYTISYIGYFALFLLMGLWHGLQWNYIVYGLYHAVMIISFDWLERKNKKHKFWPDNRFTHVLAVVVTFNFICFGLLIFSERGAAFFG; this comes from the coding sequence ATGACGCCTTACGAAACATTACCTTTTTTCCTGTTACTGGCGGTCCTGCTGCTGCCGACCGTCATCGCCGGTTTACGGGAAAAACCGTTAATAACGTATAACTTAGTCCTTACGCTGCTGTTCGTCGGGATCATTTTTTACGACAAGTGGTGGGAGCTGTTCTGGCTGTGCCTGTACGTCGTCTGGCAAACGCTGCTCATTAAGACGTACCTCGCCTACCGCCGTAAGCAAAATGCGACGTCGGTGTTCGTTGCAGCGGTCATCTTGGCGATCGTGCCGCTTTTGACGGCAAAACTGACGCTTTCCAGCTTGTTCGCGGCACCAGGCGGTGCGAAGTGGTTCGCTTTTCTCGGCATTTCGTATTTGACGTTCAAAAGCGTGCAAATGGTGATGGAAATTCGCGACGGACTCATTAAAGAAGTCGGCACGATTGACTTCTTGCGCTTCCTGTTGTTTTTCCCGACCCTCGCTTCCGGCCCGATCGATCGCTGGCGCCGTTTTCAGAAGGACACGGCACGCACGCTAAACCGCGAGGAATACATCGATTACTTGTACAGTGGGATCAATCGCATTTTCCAAGGGTTTCTGTACAAGTTTATCATCGCCTTTTTGCTGAACACATACGTGCTCGAAACGGCGTTTGTGCAAAGTGACAAGCCGTTGGCGACACTCCTGTACATGTACGCGTACAGTTTGTACTTGTTTTTTGACTTTGCGGGCTACAGTTCCTTCGCCATCGGCGTCAGCCGCATGATGGGCGTACAGACGCCGGAAAACTTTAATAAACCATTTATAAGCCGCAACATTAAGGACTTCTGGAATCGGTGGCACATGAGTTTATCGTTTTGGTTCCGCGACTACGTCTACATGCGGCTCGTCTTCTGGCTGACGAAAAAAAAGTTGCTCAAAAACCGTTACACCATTTCGTACATCGGCTATTTCGCCTTGTTTTTATTGATGGGATTGTGGCACGGTCTGCAGTGGAACTACATCGTCTACGGCTTGTATCACGCCGTCATGATCATTAGTTTTGACTGGTTGGAGCGGAAAAATAAGAAGCATAAGTTTTGGCCAGATAACCGCTTTACCCACGTGCTCGCTGTCGTCGTCACGTTTAACTTTATTTGTTTCGGACTACTCATTTTCTCGGAACGCGGAGCGGCGTTCTTCGGCTAA